In Candidatus Saccharibacteria bacterium oral taxon 488, one DNA window encodes the following:
- a CDS encoding helix-turn-helix domain-containing protein, with amino-acid sequence MSNPARKPPLSPVTGAFGDRVRATREAKGLSQEGLAERAGLHWTYIGQVERGQRNLSLHNILKIASGLGVDAGELVRGLGGQTSPRGE; translated from the coding sequence GTGTCCAATCCTGCGCGGAAGCCGCCCCTGTCACCCGTGACCGGGGCCTTTGGCGACCGCGTTCGTGCCACCCGGGAGGCGAAGGGGCTCAGCCAGGAAGGCTTGGCCGAACGAGCAGGACTGCATTGGACCTACATCGGGCAGGTGGAGCGTGGGCAACGCAACCTCAGCCTCCACAACATCCTGAAGATCGCCAGCGGCCTCGGCGTGGATGCTGGGGAGTTGGTGCGGGGGCTAGGCGGACAAACTTCGCCTCGAGGTGAGTGA